Proteins encoded together in one Malassezia restricta chromosome IX, complete sequence window:
- a CDS encoding anaphase-promoting complex subunit 3: MRAAAAARRPAAPRAAGVPSVDDMDRRRVPQLIALAEMYLHVADDAESGTSTAVSLAPDWASATLYACMALALDPDHVEARRIVALCYLNGGAELLFPFSPSSYGQTRTPDGYQARSPTRACALAAIHLLQRGSRATFLDLGSARVYASASMVLGRYKEAHDALAYTMQQGGAKRKAAPGTSASASLVSPHDMYTSQAYTQLARMAMKQAKYTDAAKYCEAARDLDPYNWSAWTMLCDMALAPPASEAWRLPKREAASRPMRQVTPRAAALRSGMTREAPRTLATRTNTDDARRRTVSKPAAPRSASAPATSPPLLDMTRDVAEAYRCVRRYEGQRALELLCGPVPSVRRRAYRIAGVHCLVGRALHDMTEYTDAEMHFRRARAMEPYLCMHMDIYSLVLFQLHREVALSALAQDLLAMDPRSAMAHIAAGNTWSLQHQHDAAYQCFRQATLVAPECAYAYTLAGYEALELEQPARAVRLFLCARRCDRRHWNALAGLGQVYLRQGYELRASEAYAQAFLINRHNAVLLDLLGWTLEQAGDADGALAVYQRAIDMQPKAAMTRLKKAQLLLATVRAADDLRLSPRECTQRRQAAHAELLRVCALVPSEPRVHLMLARSYMRMGGGHFAPSEDSTPPPSPLRLPHAYHAEITHHLATAVDLDPRCVRDVHAMGDMPKLVYQATGAMIAEDEEQDDVDGYIWEG; the protein is encoded by the coding sequence ATGcgggcagcggcggcggcacgacggcctgcggcgccgcgcgcggcaggTGTGCCGAGTgtggacgacatggaccgGCGGCGTGTGCCGCAGCTTATCGCGCTCGCGGAGATGTACCTGCATGTCGCGGACGACGCAgagagcggcacgagcaccgCCGTCTCGCTCGCGCCCGACTGGGCGTCAGCGACACTGTACGCCTGCATGGCCCTCGCGCTCGATCCTGATCATGTGGAAGCGCGTCGTATTGTTGCGCTGTGCTACTTGAATGGTGGCGCCGAGCTTCTCTTTCCCTTCTCGCCGTCATCGTACGGCcagacgcgcacgccggATGGGTACCAGGCACGATCGCCGACGCGGGCGTGTGCGCTAGCCGCGATACACctcctgcagcgcggctcgcgcgcgacgtTTCTCGATCTCGGATCAGCGCGCGTGTACGCGTCCGCGAGCATGGTGCTGGGTCGCTACAAggaggcgcacgacgcgttGGCGTATACGATGCAGCAGGGGGGTGcgaagcgcaaggcggCACCAGGCACGAgtgcgagcgcatcgctcgtgTCGCCGCACGACATGTACACGAGCCAGGCGTATacgcagctcgcgcgtATGGCGATGAAGCAGGCCAAGTACACGGACGCGGCCAAGTACTGTGAGGCCGCGCGGGATCTGGATCCGTACAACTGGAGTGCGTGGACGATGCTCTGCGACATGGCTCTCGCCCCGCCGGCCTCCGAGGCGTGGAGACTGCCCAAGCGCGAGGCGGCCTCGCGCCCGATGCGCCAGGTGACGCcccgcgccgcggcgcttcGGTCCGGCATGACGCGCGAGGCACCACGCACGCTGGCGACGCGCACCAacacggacgacgcgcggcggcgcaccgtGAGCAAGccagccgcgccgcgcagcgcttcggcgccgGCTACGAGTCCCCCGCTCCTGGACATGACACGTGATGTGGCCGAGGCGTATCGATGTGTGCGGCGCTACGAGGGACAGCGggcgctggagctgctgtGTGGGCcggtgccgagcgtgcgaCGCCGTGCGTACCGCATAGCCGGCGTGCATTGCCTCGTGgggcgcgcgctgcacgacatgACCGAGTATACCGACGCCGAAATGCATTTCCGACGTGCACGGGCCATGGAGCCGTACCTCTGTATGCACATGGACATTTACTCGCTGGTGCTGTTCCAGCTGCACCGCGAGGTGGCCTTATCGGCACTGGCGCAGGACCTGCTCGCGATGGATCCGCGttcggccatggcgcacATCGCCGCGGGCAACACATGGTCGCTTCAGCACCAGCACGATGCAGCCTACCAGTGCTTTCGGCAGgcgacgctcgtggcgccCGAGTGTGCGTATGCGTACACGCTCGCGGGGTacgaggcactcgagctcgagcagcctgcgcgcgctgtgcgcCTCTTTCTCtgtgcgcggcgctgcgatCGGCGGCACTGGAATGCACTCGCCGGCCTGGGCCAGGTGTACTTGCGCCAGGGCTatgagctgcgtgcgagCGAAGCGTACGCCCAGGCGTTCCTCATCAACCGCCACAATGCGGTGCTCCTCGACCTGCTCGGCTggacgctcgagcaggcggGCGATGCGGACGGCGCACTCGCTGTGTACcagcgcgccatcgacATGCAGCCCAAGGCGGCGATGACGCGCCTGAAAaaggcgcagctccttCTGGCGACGGTccgtgccgccgacgacctGCGCCTGTCGCCCCGCGAGTGCACACAGCGGCGCCAGGCCGCGCATGCCGAGCTCCTGCGTGTGTGCGCGCTCGTGCCGTCAGAGCCGCGCGTGCATCTGATGCTCGCCCGCTCGTACATGCGTATGGGCGGCGGGCACTTTGCGCCGAGCGAAGActcgacgccgcctccctcgccgctgcgtctgccGCACGCCTACCATGCCGAGATCACGCATCATCTGGCCACGGCGGTCGACCTGGATCCGCGATgtgtgcgcgacgtgcatgcgATGGGCGACATGCCCAAGCTGGTGTACCAGGCCACGGGCGCCATGATTGCCGAGGATGAGGAGCAAGACGATGTGGACGGCTATATATGGGAGGGGTAA
- a CDS encoding mitofilin has product MLTKRVAAQARASYSTATGASVPRRRAVLPRLVAYAAVGAAVFYGGSVEASRHSEAYRDFFTQNVYGGKELVSYFSQHALSDIPDDLKRIDVDEQVSWAAQQVRDGFQHLRRYVQSNEHVQHTREEVEKRTAELQQKLQEQLEELRTKAEKESAHLYEQAQSVAGRSLSDAREHLEHLTHGRTEEAEQREPTGAKEPSPADEPTSAPLYAERKLVADGRPTGRLRDDPEAPRLPQLAASLKKQSSSEPVIAQLAGTIDELAAFLRDAPHAGALARGVLTTAQSDLEKLCQRLDDIKASDAQKLDAQLEKQAQGFEAELKKAAEKAASELGQRDADWSKKVQALQDEQARQFKTHLAKELQVQSEIIDERLRDEVIARGIELQRKWSNEIKAKVEQERAGRLARLDELAKELQGIEGMLFANADTLDDSFQLNSLHAALRTLRSAIDGAGAADASPYVRRTFANELATLRSKAKNNDVIEAALRAVDETGAASEGVESVPTLHEWFRARVAPRLTQVALLPEQGAGVLSYVASVVLSPLLLTRQGLVPGSDVSSIVARAEWLLDHRDLDAAARELNQLRGWAKLIASDWLHAARQRLEVDQALHLVEQEASFASLLHT; this is encoded by the coding sequence ATGCTGACGAAGCGTGTGGCGGCGcaagcgcgcgcgtcctACTCGACGGCCACGGGCGCCtctgtgccgcgccgccgagcggTCCTGCCGCGTCTGGTGGCGTATGCGGCGGTCGGCGCGGCCGTGTTTTACGGTGGCTCCGTCGAGGCGTCTCGGCACAGCGAGGCGTACCGCGACTTTTTCACACAGAACGTGTACGGCGGCAAGGAGCTTGTGTCGTACTTTtcgcagcatgcgctgaGTGATATTCCTGACGATCTCAAGCGCATAGATGTGGACGAGCAGGTGTCGTGggccgcgcagcaggtgcgcgaTGGCTtccagcacctgcgccgctATGTCCAGTCGaacgagcatgtgcagcacacgcgcgaAGAGGTCGAGAAGCGCACGGCCGAGCTTCAGCAGAagctgcaggagcagctGGAGGAGCTGCGCACCAAGGCAGAAAAAGAGTCGGCGCACCTTTACGAGCAGGCTCAGTCGGTGGCCGGCCGCTCGCTGTCGGACGCCCGCGAGCATTTGGAGCACCTGACGCACGGGCGCACGGAGGAGgctgagcagcgcgagccgACTGGCGCGAAGGAGCCGAGTCCCGCGGACGagccgacgagcgcgccgctgtACGCCGAGCGCAAGCTGGTGGCCGACGGCCGCCCCACCGGCCGCCTGCGTGACGACCCtgaggcgccgcgcctgccgcagctggctgcgtcgctgaagaagcagagcagcagcgagcctGTGATTGCGCAGCTGGCTGGCACGATCGATGAGCTGGCCGCGTTCCTGcgtgacgcgccgcatgcgggtgcgctggcgcgtggtgtgctgacgacggcgcagtCGGACCTGGAGAAGCTGTGCCAGCGCCTGGACGATATCAAggcgagcgatgcgcagAAGCTGGATGCACAGCTTGAGAAGCAGGCGCAGGGCTTTGAGGCTGAGCTGAAGAAGGCGGCCGAGAAGGCGGCCTCGGAGCTGGGCcagcgcgatgccgactGGTCGAAGAaggtgcaggcgctgcaggacgagcaggcgcggcagTTCAAGACGCATCTGGCGAAGGAACTGCAGGTGCAGAGCGAGATTATTGAcgagcgtctgcgtgaCGAGGTGATTGCGCGTGGCAttgagctgcagcgcaagtGGTCGAACGAGATCAAGGCCAAGGTCGAGCAGGAGCGGGCGGGGCGTCtggcgcgtctcgacgagctggcgAAGGAGCTGCAGGGCATCGAGGGCATGCTCTTTGCGAATGCCGACACGCTGGACGACAGCTTCCAGCTCAACTCGCtgcacgccgcgctgcgcacgctgcgctcggcgatcgatggcgctggcgcggcTGATGCGTcgccgtacgtgcgccgcacgtTTGCGAACgagctcgcgacgctgcgctcCAAGGCGAAGAACAACGACGTgatcgaggcggcgctgcgggcCGTCGATGAGacgggcgccgcgtccgaGGGCGTCGAGAgtgtgccgacgctgcacgAGTGGTTccgtgcgcgtgtcgcgccgcgcctgaCGCAGGTGGCGCTCCTGCCTGAGCAAGGCGCGGGCGTCCTGTCGTACGTGGcgagcgtcgtgctcaGCCCGCTGCTGCTCACGCGCCAGGGCCTCGTGCCGGGCTCGGACGTGAGCAGCAttgtcgcgcgcgccgagtgGCTGCTCGACCACCGCGATCTCgatgcagcggcgcggGAGCTGAACCAGCTGCGTGGCTGGGCCAAGCTGATTGCGTCCGACTGgctgcatgccgcgcgccagcgcctcgaggtCGATCAGGCCCTGCACCTCGTGGAGCAAGAGGCGTCGttcgcgtcgctgctgcataCGTAG
- a CDS encoding cytosolic Fe-S cluster assembly factor CFD1 — MSADAALERRLQRVRRIIVVLSGKGGVGKSSVAAQLALTLSYEAASSEPDASRLRVGLLDLDLTGPSIPRMLGLDGQAVHQSSDGWVPVYTDDSQCLGVMSVGFLLRSKNDSVVWRGPKKQGMIRQFLSDVRWGDLDYLIIDTPPGTSDEHISLMEAIHPYAPQAVLVTTPQAVALSDNLRSLDFTRKVGLPVIGLIENMSGYVCPHCAECTNVWGRGGGASLAEQQGLAFLGRVPIDPTLVRLLDDARHEAAEHADDEHALTYATVRRYRASATYPLFQRITDAVRQYTH, encoded by the coding sequence ATGAGTGCGGACGCGGCGTTGGagcggcgcctgcagcgtgtgcggcgcatTATCGTCGTGTTGTCGGGCAAGGGCGGCGTAGGCAAGTCGTCtgtggcggcgcagctcgcgctgaCGCTGTCGTATGAagcggcgtcgagcgagcCCGATGCGTCGCGTCTGCGGGTGGGTCTGCTGGATCTGGATCTGACGGGTCCGTCGATCCCCCGCATGCTCGGTCTGGATGGCCAGGCCGTGCACCAGAGCTCGGATGGATGGGTGCCGGTGTACACGGATGACAGCCAGTGCCTGGGCGTCATGAGCGTCGGGTTCCTCCTTCGCTCGAAGAACGACTCGGTCGTGTGGCGTGGGCCGAAGAAGCAGGGCATGATCCGCCAGTTCTTGAGCGACGTCCGCTGGGGCGATCTGGACTATCTGAtcatcgacacgccgccAGGCACGTCCGACGAGCACATCTCGCTGATGGAGGCGATTCATCcgtatgcgccgcaggccgtgctggtGACGACGCCGCAGGCCGTCGCGCTGTCCGACAATCTGCGGTCGCTCGACTTTACGCGCAAGGTCGGCCTGCCTGTGATAGGCCTGATCGAGAATATGAGCGGCTATGTGTGCCCGCACTGTGCGGAATGCACGAACGTCTGGGGCCGgggtggcggcgcgtcgctcgccgagcagcaGGGCCTGGCGTTTCTGGGCCGCGTGCCGATCGATCCTACGCTCGTGCGGCTGCTagacgatgcgcgccacgaggccgccgagcacgcggacgacgagcatgcgctgaCGTACGCTACGGTGCGGCGCTACCGCGCCAGTGCTACCTATCCGCTGTTCCAGCGCATTACGGACGCCGTGCGGCAGTATACCCATTAG
- a CDS encoding NADH dehydrogenase (ubiquinone) Fe-S protein 8 — protein sequence MSSTMWMSRAVPRMMGPVMATAVPVSSPSAWSVRMLSTSRVWQQAQPTQPDGGHTGPLHVSPVHDTLNVGLDHAQPIRHRRKHAVRPPKVEPDYNEGLSALEKAGRLFFFTEMARGLWMTFENFFRPPYTIQYPFEKGPVSPRFRGEHALRRYPSGEERCIACKLCEAICPALAITIESEPRLDGSRRTTRYDIDMTKCIYCGMCQEACPVDAIVETQSMEFATETREELFYNKEKLLANGDRAEAELASNIYADHLTR from the coding sequence atgtcgtcgacgatgtGGATGAGCCGTGCAGTGCCTCGCATGATGGGCCCGGTCATGGCGACCGCGGTGCCAGTATCGTCTCCGTCTGcatggagcgtgcgcatgcTTTCGACCTCACGTGTATGGCAACAGGCGCAACCCACGCAGCCTGACGGCGGCCACACGGGTCCGCTGCATGTGTCGCCTGTGCACGACACTCTCAACGTGGGCCTCGATCACGCGCAGCCCATCCGGCACCGGCGCAAGCATGCGGTGCGCCCGCCCAAGGTGGAGCCTGACTACAACGAGGGCCTGAGTGCCTTGGAAAAGGCCGGCCGCCTGTTTTTCTTCACCGAGATGGCGCGCGGTCTGTGGATGACGTTTGAAAACTTTTTCCGTCCCCCGTACACGATCCAGTACCCATTTGAAAAGGGCCCAGTGAGCCCGCGATTCCGCGGTGAGCACGCCCTGCGTCGGTACCCGTCGGGCGAGGAGCGCTGCATTGCGTGCAAGCTGTGCGAGGCGATTTGCCCAGCGCTGGCGATCACGATCGAGAGCGAGCCGCGTCTGGATggctcgcgccgcacgacgcgctaCGATATCGACATGACCAAGTGCATCTACTGCGGCATGTGCCAGGAGGCCTGCCCCGTCGATGCGATTGTCGAGACGCAGTCGATGGAATTCGCTACCGAGACACGTGAAGAGCTCTTTTACAACAAGGAAAAACTGCTGGCCAACGGCGAccgcgccgaggccgagctCGCCTCGAATATCTATGCGGATCACCTCACGCGCTAG
- a CDS encoding adenylate kinase: protein MSAATTELSYLKSLVHELNEKIAVLEGKAPAARNDGVRMVLVGPPGAGKGTQAPKILERFQNMVCHLATGDLLRQQVALGTDLGKEAKKIMDQGGLVKDEIMIGMIKDQLETNRSCQKGFILDGFPRTTPQAEKLDQMLRERQQKLDHVVELQIPDELLISRITGRLIHPASGRSYHKLFNPPKKPMTDDVTGEPLVQRSDDNEEALRKRLATYHKQTTAVTDYYKKFGIWSPVDATQSPSAVWHSISAIFNKGA from the coding sequence ATGTCGGCTGCCACGACCGAGCTTTCGTACCTCAAGTcgctcgtccacgagctgAACGAAAAGATTGCCGTGCTGGAAGGCAAGGCACCTGCTGCGCGCAAcgacggcgtgcgcatggTGCTCGTCGGCCCGCCCGGTGCCGGCAAGGGCACGCAGGCGCCCAAGATCCTGGAGCGCTTCCAGAACATGGTGTGCCACCTCGCCACGGGCGAtctgctgcgccagcaggtggcgctcggcacggacCTCGGCAAGGAGGCGAAGAAGATCATGGACCAGGGCGGCCTTGTCAAGGACGAGATCATGATCGGCATGATCAAGGACCAGCTTGAGACGAACCGCTCGTGCCAAAAGGGCTTCATCCTCGATGGCTTcccgcgcacgacgccgcagGCCGAGAAGCTCGACCAGATGCTCCGCGAGCGCCAGCAGAAGCTTGAccacgtcgtcgagctgcagaTCCCCGACGAGCTCCTGATCAGCCGCATCACGGGCCGCCTCATCCACCCTGCCAGTGGCCGCAGCTACCACAAGCTCTTCAACCCGCCGAAGAAGCCCATGACGGACGACGTGACGGGCGagccgctcgtgcagcgctCGGACGACAACGAGGAGGCGCTCCGCAAGCGTCTCGCGACGTACCACAAGCAGACGACGGCTGTGACGGACTACTACAAGAAGTTTGGTATCTGGTCGCCCGTCGATGCCACGCagtcgcccagcgccgtATGGCACTCGATCAGCGCGATCTTCAACAAGGGCGCCTAA
- a CDS encoding 3,4-dihydroxy 2-butanone 4-phosphate synthase, translated as MFDDVADVVRAYRAGEFVIVLDDEDRENEGDLLIAASKVTTEQMAFLVRHTSGFVCIALTPERLNELELPLMVPQNQEKYKTAYTVTVDYRHHTTTGISAHDRALTSRMLADPALGAQRDDFTRPGHMNPLRYTPGGIQVRRGHTETAVDLCIAAGLPPAGLLCELVDPHDPHGGIASRDACIAFAREHGIRVTTIEALRAWQQEPKRV; from the coding sequence ATGTTTGACGacgtcgccgacgtcgtgcgcgcatACCGCGCGGGCGAGTTCGTGattgtgctggacgacgaggaccGCGAGAATGAGGGCGATCTCTTGATCGCCGCAAGCAAAGTCACGACGGAACAAATGGCGTTCCTCGTCCGCCACACGAGTGGCTTTGTGTGCATTGCCCTGACACCCGAGCGCCTGAacgagctcgagctccCGCTCATGGTGCCGCAGAATCAGGAGAAATACAAGACGGCCTACACGGTCACCGTCGACTACCGCCACCACACAACGACCGGCATCTCAGCGCACGATCGCGCGCTGACatcgcgcatgctcgccgATCcagcgctcggcgcccagcgcgacgaCTTTACGCGCCCCGGGCACATGAACCCCCTACGATACACGCCAGGCGGCATCCAAGTCCGCCGCGGCCACACCGAGACCGCCGTCGATCTGTGCATCGCCGCAGGCCTACCGCCCGCCGGCTTGCTGTgcgagctcgtcgatcCTCACGACCCACACGGCGGCATCGCCtctcgcgacgcatgcatcgcctTTGCGcgcgagcacggcatccgCGTCACGACGATCGAGGCACTGCGTGCGTGGCAACAAGAGCCAAAGCGGGTCTAG
- a CDS encoding NADH dehydrogenase (ubiquinone) flavoprotein 2 produces MVAMALRQTARTLVARGGMRMASHMRAISTSSVVRSDALFVHRDTPYNNAAIPFSFTGEFVPEAQAIIKQYPPQYKKAAVIPLLHLAQKQNDNWLSISAMNHVAEVLEMPPMRVYEVATFYTMFNRTPVGKYFVQVCTTTPCMLGGCGSTAVLEAIEKHLGIKAGHTTPDKLFTVIEVECLGACANAPMVQINDEYYEDLTPASVVAVLEGLARGEPVKPGPQNGRLNSAPDTEQRTLKEKPYGPGQYCVPEFA; encoded by the exons ATGGTGGCAATGGCACTGCGACAGacagcgcgcacgctcgtagctcgcggcggcatgcgcatggcctcgcACATGCGTGCGATTTCGACGAGCTCTGTGGTGCGCTCGGATGCCCTGTTTGTGCATCGCGACACGCCCTACAACAATGCTGCGATTCCGTTTTCGTTCACGGGCGAGTTTGTGCCGGAGGCGCAGGCCATCATAAAGCAGTACCCGCCGCAGTACAAGAAGGCGGCTGTGATCCCACTGCTGCACCTGGCGCAGAAGCAGAACGACAACTGGCTCAGCATCAGTGCGATGAACCATGTGGCGGAGGTGCTCGAGATGCCGCCGATGCGTGTCTACGAGGTGGCCACGTTCTACACCATGTTCAACCGCACACCCGTCGGCAAGTACTTTGTGCAGgtgtgcacgacgacgccatgcaTGCTGGGTGGCTGCggctcgacggccgtgcTGGAAGCTATTGAGAAGCACCTCGGCATCAAGGCCGGCCACACGACGCCCGACAAGCTGTTTACCGTGATTGAAGTCGAGTGCCTCGGTGCGTGTGCCAACGCCCCGATGGTGCAGATCAACGACGAGTACTAC GAGGACCTCACGCCCGCCTCTGTCGTAGCCGTGCTCGAAGGCTTGGCACGCGGCGAGCCCGTCAAGCCCGGCCCGCAGAACGGCCGCTTGAACTCTGCGCCCGATACGGAACAGAGGACGCTCAAGGAAAAG CCCTACGGACCCGGCCAGTACTGTGTGCCCGAGTTTGCCTAG
- a CDS encoding DNA repair protein REV1, with product MATPPSSFPCSQEDVLLEALEDYEKKQEAVYDPVSFGDIGTYLQNKRAKLQRQAEAVQAESDTLRGCAIYVNGRTDPPYAELRRLILLHGGRFVPYLDAKRDVTHIVTTDLTPQKRREFQARRVVRPAWVVDSCRLRAKQPCAAYALDTHDMITAFYAHSRLHHLSLWKQELQAWVAEQEHDTAPCDDAPRTIVHVDFDSFFVSVSLRDKPAWKEEPVVVCHGTSATSTSDVASCNYVARRFGVRNGMSLQRAQALCPGVRTLPYAFEAYRATSRQFYEALVHVADAIQVVSVDEALLDMSHALPALLRGDGHPLADRFDAHKHLGDAALGEAVRDLIRSATQCEASVGIGANILQARLATRLAKPSGTHVLDVACLRSMDVQDLWGVGAGLRERCEAWLGTTCIGEILERTTEAQMQQHLGPKLGAALWRKCHGLDTDVLQHARVPSSVGAHVTWGVRLGTPADVAQFVRGVCEEVMRRAAARGMRAAQHVHIQVMERIAGAGEPPKYLGHGPCHHRHRSVRQLVSDAATLTAAVEALLAPLAIPPVDVRGLSVTLSEPVTSPSPAASPRKPRRPIPRSGRALPAYVMSEAPAPAPAPPDVFHVPSSSQVDPAVVADLPPAMQEHIAHVLSERRAGPRQTRLSAYVSPPKSRPRARSASRAAARRHAAEAAYLHEARIQAAAGQAAPPAPLGAPAGLEPRASLLTCPSRPASVLHAGLPLDTLRARLSQWIEACAEPQQGDVERVFAVLCACVDARALVKVSGALQWLDALVRGASDAWHAAHLTIRTSVHAYVAQTCQGTLL from the coding sequence ATGGCCACGCCACCGTCGAGCTTTCCATGTAGTCAGGAAGATGTGCTGCTtgaggcgctcgaagaCTATGAGAAGAAGCAGGAGGCGGTGTACGATCCGGTGTCTTTCGGTGATATCGGCACGTATTTGCAGAACAAGCGCGCgaagctgcagcgccaggcggaggccgtgcaggccGAGTcggacacgctgcgtgggTGTGCGATCTACGTGAATGGACGCACGGATCCGCCGTACGCggagctgcgtcgcctcATTCTTCTGCACGGGGGCCGCTTCGTGCCGTACCTCGATGCGAAGCGCGACGTGACGCACATCGTGACGACCGACCTGACGCCCCAGAAGCGCCGCGAGTTTCAGGCACGGCGTGTCGTGCGCCCGGCGTGGGTCGTCGACAGCTGCCGCCTGCGTGCGAAGCAGCCATGCGCGGCGTACGCACTCGATACCCACGATATGATCACGGCGTTTTACGCGCATAGCCGACTGCACCACCTCAGCCTGTGGAAGCAGGAGCTGCAGGCCTGGGTCGCAGAGCAGGAGCACGATacggcgccgtgcgacgatgcgccgcgcacgaTCGTGCACGTCGATTTTGACAGCTTTTTCGTGAGTGTGTCGCTGCGCGACAAGCCCGCGTGGAAGGAGGAGCCGGTCGTCgtgtgccatggcacgagtgcgacgagcacgtcggACGTCGCGTCGTGCAACTACGTCGCGCGACGCTTCGGCGTGCGCAATGGCATGAgtctgcagcgcgcgcaggcGCTATGCCccggcgtgcgcacgctccCGTATGCGTTCGAGGCGTATCGCGCGACGTCGCGCCAGTTTtacgaggcgctcgtccacgtcgcGGATGCGATTCAGGTGGTGAgtgtcgacgaggcgctgctggacatgTCCCATGCGCTCccagcgctgctgcgcggcgacgGCCATCCTCTCGCCGACCGATTCGACGCGCACAAGCACCtcggcgacgcagcgctcggcgaggcTGTACGGGACCTCATTCGCTCGGCGACGCAGTGCGAGGCGAGTGTCGGGATCGGCGCGAACATCTTGCAGGCAcgcctcgcgacgcgcctcgccaAGCCGAGTGGGACGCACGTCCTGGACGTCGCGTGCCTGCGCTCGATGGACGTGCAGGATCTGTggggcgtcggtgccggGCTGCGCGAGCGGTGCGAGgcgtggctcggcacgacgTGCATTGGCGAGATCCTCGAGCGGACGACGGAGGCgcagatgcagcagcacctgGGGCCGAAGCTCGGTGCCGCGCTGTGGCGCAAGTGCCACGGGCTCGACACGGATGTGTTGCAGCACGCacgcgtgccgagcagcgtCGGAGCGCATGTGACGTGGGGCGTGCggctcggcacgcccgcGGACGTCGCGCAGTTTGTGCGCGGCGTGTGTGAGGAGGtgatgcggcgcgctgcggcgcggGGTAtgcgggcggcgcagcacgtccacaTCCAGGTGAtggagcgcatcgccggcgccggcgagCCGCCCAAGTACCTGGGCCATGGGCCATGCCACCACCGGCACCGCTCCGTGCGGCAGCTTGTGTCTGACGCCGCGACGCTCACGGCCGCTGTCGAAGCGCTtctcgcgccgctcgcgaTCCCTCccgtcgacgtgcgcggccTGTCGGTGACGCTGTCGGAGCCTGTGACGAGTCCGAGCCCCGCTGCTTCGCCGCGCAAGCCGCGCCGGCCGATCCCGCGCAGCGGACGCGCTCTGCCCGCCTACGTGatgagcgaggcgccggcaccggcgccggcgccgccagACGTGTTCCAcgtgccatcgtcgtcgcaAGTCGATCCTGCGGTCGTCGCCGACTTGCCGCCGGCGATGCAggagcacatcgcgcacgtcctctcggagcgacgcgccggGCCGCGGCAGACGCGCCTGTCCGCGTACGTCTCGCCCCCCAAGTCGCGACCTCGCGCGCGGTCCGCGAGTCGGGCggccgcgcgacgccatgccgccgaggccgcgTACCTtcacgaggcgcgcatccAAGCGGCGGCCGGCcaggcagcgccgccggcgccgctgggcgCACCGGCGGGACTAGAgccacgcgcgtcgctccTTACGTGCCCGTCGCGCCCAGCATCGGTCCTGCATGCGGGCCTGccgctcgacacgctgcgtgcgcgcctctCGCAGTGGATCGAGGCCTGCGCCGAGCCGCAGCAGGGCGACGTGGAGCGCGTGTTTGCTGTCTtgtgtgcgtgcgtcgatgcgcgcgcgctcgtcaaggtgagcggcgcgctgcagtGGCTCGACGCACTCGTccgcggcgccagcgacgcatggcacgccgcgcacCTCACGATCCGCACGTCGGTCCACGCGTACGTCGCACAGACATGCCAGGGCACCCTACTGTAG
- a CDS encoding ribonuclease H2 subunit B, with product MTRPPIALAYPPDVAHATTRLWVLPHPRTGVPTYFATSQDGTTAYELLVTRPPTRSWLLRGHDDDGYVIADGAMRILSRIDPAFLLLGIFCVLDTSQQYWPLDDWLEAATDVHVQRRSMSAWPDMAAFVALPSMQAHLDRICATQEADGGRVYRLDETRIRAMLHAKAQRVCARAPEQVAAQAWRTLDASASDADVDSAQQEVARQWIEAYVPLSVRW from the coding sequence ATGACGCGTCCCCCCATCGCTCTGGCGTATCCGCcggacgtggcgcacgccacCACGCGGCTCTGGGTCCTGCCGCACCCACgcacgggcgtgccgaCCTACTTTGCCACGTCTCAGGACGGCACAACCGCGTACGAGCTCCTCGTGACGCGTCCACCcacgcgcagctggctGCTTCGTGGacacgacgacgacgggTACGTCATCGCCGatggcgccatgcgcatcctGAGCCGCATTGACCCGGCCTTTCTGCTACTGGGCATTTTCTGCGTGCTCGATACATCCCAGCAGTACTGGCCGCTAGACGACTGGCTCGAGGCGGCGACGGACGTGCATGTCCAGCGACGGTCgatgagcgcatggcctgaCATGGCCGCCTTTGTCGCGCTGCCGTCGATGCAGGCACATCTCGATCGCATCTGCGCGACGCAAGAGGCAGACGGCGGGCGCGTCTATCGCCTGGATGAAACGCGCATTCGTGCGATGCTCCATGCCAAAGCCCAGCGCGTATGTGCTCGGGCGCCGGAGCAGGTAGCGGCTCAAGCGTGGCGCACACTGGACGCGTCAGCTTCCGACGCTGACGTGGACAGCGCTCAGCAGGAGGTGGCGCGACAATGGATCGAAGCCTACGTGCCCCTATCGGTCCGTTGGTAG